TTCTGCCAGTGCTTGGTTTCTATTAGCTTTTATGATTTGGTTAACACCTATTGTGTATCCTTTTCATGCCCTTAAAAGGCAGCCTAAGCTGTACAATGGGCACTATTAATAACGCTTTCTTCACATATCAAGGTACACAATCTGTGCGTTATATGTAGTAGAGAAGCACCACCCATGGAGAAAAGCTACTTACTTCTTCATAATAACCAACAATCAGGTCCCTTCAGCTTAGAAGAGCTTGCTGGGAAGGCTTTGCAAGCTAAAGATTTGGTGTGGGTTATTGGGCAAAGCGCAGGATGGCGTTACCCGGAAGAAATTGAAGCCTTAAAAACATTTGTTCAGGACAATAGTCCAATACCTTCTACCTCAGCAGCTGGTGAGCCCAAGAAGGAAGTTGTTTCTTCTCAAACAATTGCCACATTTACTACTGAAAAGGCAGCTTCGCCTTCGACACGACACATCTATGTAAGTTTTCCATCAAATCCGGTCACTATAGTTGCAGAACAAGCCGCTGTGCCGGAAGCTGCTACGCAGTCTTTTGAAGAGCGGGTAGAAAAAATGCGGCAGCGTGTTGCCTGTGCAGAAACACAAAAGGAAATTCCACAAGAGCCTGAGGTAGAAACAAAATATAGCCGATCACTTGATGATATTAAAGCCGAGTACTCCAGCTGGATGCACAAACGAAAGCGTCGACCCAATATAGATGTTAAGCAAATAGTTATCGCAGCCACACTGTTTTTGGGAGTAGTTATGGGTGCCTGGACTGTATATCATTTTATATCTAATTCTTCTACAAGCGAATCGGGTAAAAAAGATGAACGTTTAGTAGAGTTTCATCCTACACCAGTCCAGCCAGCTTCAATGGTGAAGACGAATAAGGTTACCCAAGGCAATAGGCGGAGTAATAAAGCTGGGCGGCAGTCTAAGAATAGTAATAACTTATTTGTAAAGGCTACTCAAAGAGAGAAGAGTAATGACCCGGTTGCGCCACCGCAAGCTAAAGAAGGAGATATAGCTGCAAATGAAAAGAATAACTCACCGGGATCCGCAACCGAAAAACAAACTACAGCTAACAGCGAAAAAGCTGCTGCGGTTGTGGATCAATTACAACTGCAAGCTGATTATGTGGCAGCCAATAAACGTCAGCAAGGGGTAGGTGGCTTAGAAGTAGCCATAAAAAATAACAGCAATCAGATGATGAAAGTGGTAGCAGTAGATGTTATTTATTATGGTGAAGGGATGGAAGAGATCGATCGTAAAACACTTTACTTCAGCGATCTGCAACCCGGGCAAAC
This genomic interval from Flavisolibacter tropicus contains the following:
- a CDS encoding DUF4339 domain-containing protein, whose translation is MEKSYLLLHNNQQSGPFSLEELAGKALQAKDLVWVIGQSAGWRYPEEIEALKTFVQDNSPIPSTSAAGEPKKEVVSSQTIATFTTEKAASPSTRHIYVSFPSNPVTIVAEQAAVPEAATQSFEERVEKMRQRVACAETQKEIPQEPEVETKYSRSLDDIKAEYSSWMHKRKRRPNIDVKQIVIAATLFLGVVMGAWTVYHFISNSSTSESGKKDERLVEFHPTPVQPASMVKTNKVTQGNRRSNKAGRQSKNSNNLFVKATQREKSNDPVAPPQAKEGDIAANEKNNSPGSATEKQTTANSEKAAAVVDQLQLQADYVAANKRQQGVGGLEVAIKNNSNQMMKVVAVDVIYYGEGMEEIDRKTLYFSDLQPGQTLTRKAPAHKKAEGAYAQLGLISSEAGNIFYASN